The DNA segment ACCTGACGATTATGCTGCCGATTTTCAAAACGAATTATCCGAAAGATAATGGGCCGGTTGTAGAGGAAATTAAGAAAAGAACGAACAGCAACATTCACTTCGAGTGGGTGCCTAATGCCTCTTATGCGGATAAGTTTAATATCACTCTGGCTTCCGGCAAACTGCCACACATTATCTATGTTGGGGATGTGAAGGCACCAAGCTTTGTAAGTGCGGCTAAATCCGGTGCGTTCTGGGAGGTCGGCCCTTATTTGCAGCATTTTCCGAATCTGAGCGGCGCTAACCCAGTTATTATGGAGAACTCCGCAATAGAAGGGAAAAACTATGGGATATACCGTGGCCGGGTGTTGGGCCGAAATGGAGTTGCCTTCCGCAAGGATTGGCTGGATAATGTAGGGCTGGAAACGCCGCAGACGGTGGATGATTTTTATCATATGCTGAAGGCGTTTAAGGAGCAGGATCCGGATCAGAACGGGCAAAATGATACGTACGGCATGGTGCTCGTCAAATGGACGGGACAGTGGGCGAGCGGTTTTGATACGATCAAGCTTTGGTTCGGCGCACCGAATAAATGGGGTGTTATCGATGGAAAACTGGTGCCAGAGCATGAATATCCGGAATATGTGGAAGCGCTTAAATTTATGAAGAAATTATATGACGAAAAATTGATCAACTCTGATTTTGCTGTCATGGATAGCGCAAAATGGGTAGACCCGATCGTCAACAATAAAGCCGGCGTCATCGTTGACGTGGTGGATGTCGGCGCACGGATCGACGATAAAATACACGCTGCTTTGGCCAAGGAAGGGAAGGATGAGCCGGATCACCATTATATCGACGTCATCGGCGGGGTCACTGGGCCTGATGGCAAGCTGCGGACATTGCCGACATCCGGCTTCTCCGGCATATTGGCCATCCCTAAATCCTCGGTAAAGACCGAGGAAGAGCTGATGCGGGTGCTTGGCTTCCTGGATCAATTGAACGATCCGGACATGCAGACGATGCTCGGCTTCGGCCTGGAAGGTGTGCATTACAATGCAGTTGG comes from the Paenibacillus lentus genome and includes:
- a CDS encoding extracellular solute-binding protein — translated: MNRHTGMGSMKRWLSLWLIVAMLVVIAGCGGGNANESAADPASASKGNGNEGGEQAEQSPLDLTIMLPIFKTNYPKDNGPVVEEIKKRTNSNIHFEWVPNASYADKFNITLASGKLPHIIYVGDVKAPSFVSAAKSGAFWEVGPYLQHFPNLSGANPVIMENSAIEGKNYGIYRGRVLGRNGVAFRKDWLDNVGLETPQTVDDFYHMLKAFKEQDPDQNGQNDTYGMVLVKWTGQWASGFDTIKLWFGAPNKWGVIDGKLVPEHEYPEYVEALKFMKKLYDEKLINSDFAVMDSAKWVDPIVNNKAGVIVDVVDVGARIDDKIHAALAKEGKDEPDHHYIDVIGGVTGPDGKLRTLPTSGFSGILAIPKSSVKTEEELMRVLGFLDQLNDPDMQTMLGFGLEGVHYNAVGEFIEPIKDTVKLESEVEGLNQMLGFIPEDRSKKVKQTPLRVKQAEVQKANEEFIVTNPAEAFISTVYSQKGQQLDNIINDARIKFIVGQIDEAGLKSAFEVWKKTGGDDLVAEMNDLYSQVNP